Proteins from a single region of Abyssalbus ytuae:
- a CDS encoding Dps family protein yields MSYITMNDEKLLPVVIELNTLLADYNMYYQKLRSYHWNILGENFFELHEKFETLYSDARVKIDEIAERILTLRYHPMSKYSDYLSISSIKETSPLITDRDMVKEIIDDHRKLLVQMKLVISHAENAGDEGTIDLLGGYVRELEKTSWMLDAWTKNTKEHLNDSMVENTYDK; encoded by the coding sequence ATGAGCTATATAACAATGAATGATGAAAAGTTATTACCTGTAGTAATTGAACTAAACACATTACTGGCAGATTATAACATGTACTATCAGAAACTCAGAAGTTATCACTGGAATATTTTAGGAGAAAACTTTTTTGAGTTACATGAAAAATTTGAAACATTATATTCTGATGCACGTGTGAAAATTGATGAAATAGCAGAAAGAATATTGACCTTGCGTTACCATCCTATGAGTAAATACAGTGATTATTTAAGTATCTCATCAATTAAGGAAACTTCTCCTTTAATAACTGACAGGGATATGGTTAAAGAAATTATTGATGATCATAGAAAGCTATTGGTACAAATGAAACTGGTTATTTCACATGCTGAAAATGCCGGCGATGAAGGTACGATTGATTTACTTGGAGGATATGTAAGAGAGCTTGAAAAAACAAGCTGGATGCTTGACGCATGGACAAAGAATACAAAAGAACATTTAAATGACAGTATGGTAGAAAACACATATGACAAATAG
- a CDS encoding DUF1328 domain-containing protein, with protein MLRWTITFIIIALIAGILGFGGIAGASAGIAKILFFIFIVLFVLSLLRGLLARK; from the coding sequence ATGTTACGTTGGACCATAACTTTTATAATCATAGCGCTAATTGCAGGTATATTAGGCTTTGGAGGAATAGCCGGAGCATCGGCTGGTATTGCTAAAATATTATTCTTCATATTCATAGTACTGTTTGTACTGTCATTATTAAGAGGATTATTAGCAAGGAAATAA